One Setaria viridis chromosome 5, Setaria_viridis_v4.0, whole genome shotgun sequence genomic region harbors:
- the LOC117858829 gene encoding disease resistance protein Pik-2, translating to MEAAVVSSTEGVLRILLGKLGAVLAEKYVLLSGVGREIQELKEDLEIMNACLRDLAAGSEYHHSEQTATWMKQVREVAYDAEDCIDIFWYHNGHRHCNHNPISGWLRKIIHPLKTLRAMHNLAIEIRELKARALKVSERRLRYRVEAAFGGASDAYAAGRSSPEHNHLERQLAGLNIDECRLVGVAEKTESVIKLLEDGNSAHLKVVPIVGFGGLGKTTLAVTVYKSPTMKGIQTRAFLTVSQHYDLRILLESLLRQLILISLIDLTCSREETFKDPLRGIETWHISEIIGRCRTHLKDKRYLIVLDDLWSPKDWANLKVAFPDNDKQSRILITTRNQYVAESCCSDPHDLIYNMEPLPFEESKKLFYKKVFKLDRCPPVYHDLEVISDNILKKCSGLPLAIVSIGGMLARTKNKTRAEWEKVCDRLGSGLETSATMGGMRRILSLGYHDLPYSLKACFLYLSVFPEDYEIKRGALVRRWAAEGFISGMHETNLEEVAAKYLDEFVSRSIVTPTRIASTGLVRSCRVHDIMLEVITSKSIQENFISFVGKQQYSTTGHDKIRRLSIQADGNCSHKEQENHNTNFSHARSLLILRCSEKPFPISFTHLKLLRVLDLEGCWWLSNEDLKEICKMSLLRYLCLRRTNVSQLPKLAGRLKELVTLDVRETSIRELPETATQLGNLKHLFGGRYRHYTRISRVKLFEPHEALMIPRGLKKMKSIQKIAHVDIASSSHVMQELGALSELTKLCAINSEYGGEKWKPFAASLNMLCKSLRHLSIIHWRNKDMGLEIFLELNSPPIFLEQLYLWGRLSVLPPWILSLSYLIELSLRENFFDGELLRQLGKLPSLVSLKLYHESFVGTTLCFEQNLFPRLKQLIVDNAPNLDELRFDGGAPNLEMLTLAFEREPAKGIFGIENLPRLKEVEFFGAIIFDSLVEGMIAEAKIHPNRPRVYRENC from the exons ATGGAGGCTGCCGTGGTGAGCTCCACCGAGGGCGTCCTGCGGATCCTCCTCGGCAAGCtcggcgccgtcctcgccgaGAAGTACGTGCTGCTCAGCGGCGTCGGCCGGGAGATCCAGGAGCTCAAGGAGGACCTCGAGATCATGAACGCCTGCCtccgcgacctcgccgccggcagcgaATACCACCACAGCGAGCAG ACAGCGACATGGATGAAACAAGTCAGGGAGGTGGCTTATGATGCGGAGGACTGTATTGACATCTTCTGGTATCACAACGGCCACCGGCATTGTAACCATAATCCCATTTCGGGCTGGCTACGCAAGATAATTCACCCCCTGAAGACATTGAGAGCTATGCACAACCTGGCCATCGAGATCCGAGAACTCAAAGCCCGTGCGCTGAAAGTGAGCGAGCGGAGGCTGAGGTACAGGGTGGAAGCAGCATTTGGAGGTGCAAGTGATGCATATGCAGCTGGCCGTTCTTCTCCTGAACATAATCATCTTGAGCGCCAGTTGGCTGGACTCAACATCGATGAATGCCGGCTCGTAGGGGTGGCCGAGAAGACCGAATCAGTCATCAAGTTGCTAGAGGATGGTAACTCGGCTCATCTCAAAGTTGTCCCCATTGTTGGTTTTGGTGGCCTGGGCAAGACAACTCTTGCAGTGACGGTTTACAAGAGCCCAACAATGAAGGGGATCCAGACTCGGGCATTCCTAACAGTGTCCCAGCATTACGATCTTCGCATACTACTAGAATCTTTATTGAGGCAGCTCATCCTAATATCCTTGATAGATCTAACCTGCTCTAGGGAAGAAACCTTTAAAGATCCCCTCAGAGGCATTGAAACCTGGCACATATCTGAAATCATTGGAAGATGCAGAACCCATTTGAAGGACAAAAG GTACTTAATTGTTCTGGATGATCTGTGGAGTCCAAAGGATTGGGCAAACTTGAAGGTGGCTTTTCCTGATAATGACAAACAAAGTAGAATATTAATTACTACACGGAATCAGTATGTTGCTGAAAGTTGCTGCTCTGATCCCCATGATCTTATTTACAACATGGAGCCTCTACCCTTTGAAGAATCTAAGAAGCTATTCTATAAGAAAGTGTTTAAATTGGATAGGTGTCCTCCAGTATATCATGATTTGGAGGTAATCTCTGACAACATACTGAAAAAATGCAGTGGTTTGCCTCTAGCCATAGTTAGCATCGGAGGAATGCTAGCTCGAACGAAAAATAAGACAAGGGCAGAATGGGAAAAGGTGTGTGATAGATTGGGTTCTGGGTTAGAAACAAGTGCCACAATGGGAGGAATGAGAAGGATACTCTCTCTTGGCTACCATGATTTGCCCTACAGTTTGAAGGCTTGCTTCTTATATCTGAGTGTTTTCCCTGAGGACTACGAGATCAAGAGAGGAGCCCTAGTTAGACGATGGGCAGCTGAAGGTTTCATCAGTGGAATGCACGAAACAAATTTGGAGGAGGTTGCAGCGAAGTATCTTGATGAATTCGTGAGTAGAAGCATTGTTACACCAACCCGCATTGCTAGCACTGGTTTGGTAAGGAGCTGTAGGGTTCATGACATAATGCTGGAAGTTATCACCTCCAAATCCATCCAAGAAAACTTCATCTCGTTTGTGGGGAAGCAACAGTACAGCACAACAGGGCATGACAAGATCCGGCGACTTTCAATCCAGGCCGATGGAAATTGCAGCCATAAAGAGCAAGAGAATCACAACACAAACTTTTCCCATGCCCGTTCTCTGTTAATTCTGCGCTGCAGCGAGAAGCCATTTCCCATCAGCTTTACTCACCTTAAACTGCTGAGGGTGCTAGACCTCGAAGGTTGTTGGTGGCTGAGTAATGAAGACTTGAAGGAGATCTGTAAAATGTCTCTCCTGAGGTACCTCTGCCTTAGAAGAACAAATGTTTCGCAGCTGCCAAAGCTAGCAGGGAGACTGAAAGAACTGGTGACTTTGGATGTGAGGGAAACTTCCATTAGGGAATTACCTGAAACTGCTACTCAGCTGGGAAATCTGAAGCATCTATTTGGCGGCAGGTATAGACACTATACCAGGATCAGTCGAGTCAAGCTTTTTGAGCCACATGAAGCCCTGATGATACCGCGTGgcttgaagaagatgaaatccATTCAAAAGATTGCCCATGTAGACATTGCATCCAGCTCCCACGTGATGCAAGAGTTGGGTGCGCTGTCCGAATTAACCAAGCTTTGTGCTATAAACTCTGAGTATGGAGGAGAAAAATGGAAGCCTTTTGCTGCCTCGTTGAACATGCTGTGCAAGTCCCTTAGGCACCTGTCCATCATCCACTGGCGCAACAAGGATATGGGACTTGAAATCTTTCTGGAGCTAAATTCACCACCCATCTTCCTTGAACAGCTCTACTTGTGGGGCAGGTTAAGCGTCCTGCCTCCATGGATTTTATCCCTCAGCTACTTAATTGAGCTATCGCTCCGGGAGAATTTTTTTGATGGGGAACTGTTGAGGCAACTGGGGAAGCTTCCAAGTCTTGTATCTCTCAAACTCTACCATGAATCATTCGTGGGAACAACGCTCTGCTTCGAACAAAATCTATTTCCCAGGTTGAAGCAGCTGATTGTAGACAATGCCCCAAACCTCGATGAGCTCAGATTTGATGGAGGTGCCCCTAATCTGGAGATGCTCACGCTGGCTTTTGAAAGAGAGCCTGCAAAAGGTATTTTCGGCATTGAGAACCTCCCAAGACTCAAGGAGGTTGAGTTCTTCGGCGCAATTATTTTTGATTCCCTAGTGGAGGGAATGATAGCTGAGGCCAAGATACATCCTAACAGACCAAGAGTTTATAGAGAAAATTGCTAG
- the LOC117854598 gene encoding actin-related protein 6-like produces MAMLVFWLIKEEIAVRQQAVGGPTVLGPLLNLNGSLGDSSTSKEAGLGDRRGIYNGSWIRRVVVIDDGGGLLKAGLGGDKDPIAVVPNCMAKPPVGNAKKWLVADQLQADDVDATGMTVKRPIDRDYLINTEVQREVWERVVRSSLQVDPNNSSLLLVEPMFNPPALQRATEELVFEEFGFNSLRVADAPSLVHLYEARRQPTHFRAQCSLVVECGFSFIHASPVLQNCTLNYGVRRIDLDGEALTNHLKELVSYRSLNVMDETLFSHPIFLLLYFFPSLYFIFLHSK; encoded by the exons ATGGCGATGCTTGTGTTTTGGTTGATCAAGGAGGAAATTGCTGTCAGACAACAAGCAGTTGGTGGACCGACCGTGTT AGGACCCCTCCTAAATTTGAATGGATCTCTTGGTGATTCCTCTACCTCAAAAGAGGCTGGACTAGGAGACAGGAGAGGGATATACAATGGCAGCTGGATCAGGCGTGTGGTGGTGATAGACGACGGGGGCGGCCTTCTCAAGGCTGGCTTAGGCGGGGACAAGGATCCAATCGCTGTTGTCCCCAACTGCATGGCCAAACCCCCTGTTGGCAATGCCAAGAAATGGCTTGTGGCTGATCAGCTGCAGGCGGACGACGTCGACGCGACTGGCATGACAGTGAAGCGTCCCATTGATCGTGATTATCTTATCAATACTGAGGTGCAGAGGGAGGTTTGGGAGCGGGTTGTACGCAGCTCGCTGCAGGTGGATCCTAACAACTCATCCTTGTTACTGGTGGAGCCCATGTTCAACCCTCCAGCTCTGCAGCGTGCAACTGAGGAGCTGGTGTTTGAGGAATTTGGTTTCAACTCTCTCCGCGTTGCAGATGCTCCATCCCTTGTCCACCTTTATGAGGCTCGCCGCCAACCAACGCATTTTCGTGCCCAATGCAGCCTTGTTGTTGAGTGTGGCTTCTCTTTCATCCATGCATCCCCTGTGCTTCAGAACTGTACTCTCAATTATGGCGTGCGACGTATAGATCTTGACGGCGAGGCCCTGACAAACCATCTCAAGGAGCTCGTCTCGTACCGTTCGCTTAATGTCATGGATGAAACTCTGTTTTCTCATCCCATTTTTTTGTTACTATATTTCTTCCCATCTCTCTATTTTATATTCCTCCATTCTAAATGA